From a region of the Tachypleus tridentatus isolate NWPU-2018 chromosome 1, ASM421037v1, whole genome shotgun sequence genome:
- the LOC143226768 gene encoding uncharacterized protein LOC143226768 isoform X3 has translation MIKYLTHKLRKQSLTETDHLQSKPQEDNDRDSGTESDDEGAKVKELQKYMENGIHHEVKRERHRVVRSSPVDTDEPGDTSSEGRQQLSRASKTDVDSPLPESILDSALPSDSDHNFDHHSSEEELEVINCTSGLITRGRSNTCPEKRKWSQANCCSAAENSGSSDDEVRDLMCFSAPVEFCASPPANVHKPTQSLSPPPKVFHSAAANIQAFEVCSVSSRNHSPKKIHRHVASNSVRRNNVQRPCLDFEKMQQIRVRLL, from the exons ATGATCAAATATCTAACCCATAAACTACGAAAACAATCATTGACTGAAACCGATCATTTACAATCAAAG CCACAAGAAGACAATGACAGAGACTCGGGCACAGAATCTGATGACGAAGGAGCCAAAGTTAAAGAACTTCAAAAAT ACATGGAAAACGGAATACATCACGAGGTTAAGAGAGAGAGACATCGAGTGGTGAGAAGTTCTCCGGTGGATACAGATGAGCCTGGAGACACCAGTAGTGAGGGAAGGCAGCAACTGTCTCGAGCCTCCAAGACTGATGTGGATAGCCCCTTACCAGAGTCTATTCTAGACTCTGCCCTCCCCAGTGACAGTGACCATAACTTTGATCACCACAGCTCTGAAGAGGAGCTGGAAGTGATAAACTGTACCAGTGGTCTGATCACCAGGGGAAGAAGTAACACCTGCCCTGAGAAGAGAAAGTGGTCTCAGGCAAACTGTTGTAGCGCCGCTGAAAATTCGGGCTCATCTGATGATGAGGTGCGGGACCTGATGTGTTTCTCAGCTCCTGTGGAGTTTTGTGCTTCCCCACCTGCAAACGTACACAAGCCCACCCAGTCTCTGTCCCCACCACCCAAAGTGTTTCATTCGGCCGCAGCCAACATCCAGGCTTTTGAGGTATGTTCAGTGTCATCTCGTAACCATTCTCCAAAGAAGATACATCGACACGTTGCATCCAACAGCGTTAGAAGGAACAACGTTCAACGGCCATGTCTAGACTTCGAGAAGATGCAACAG ATAAGAGTGCGGCTGTTGTGA